From one Coffea eugenioides isolate CCC68of chromosome 11, Ceug_1.0, whole genome shotgun sequence genomic stretch:
- the LOC113751075 gene encoding flavanone 7-O-glucoside 2''-O-beta-L-rhamnosyltransferase-like, whose translation MDSKEDVIRILMLPWLAHGHVSPFLELAKKLTSRNSNFQVYICSTPVNLSPFRENLAVKYELSSSIQFIDILLPSTSELPSEYHSTKNLPPHLMPALKTAFDGGKDCFLDILKDLKPHLLIYDFLQPWAPAAAQEENNIPSVHFMSCSASIGAFLFHCTEYPDLDYPIPELNFPKITRQELVQFMYNVSNGLTNKERYSQCIEKSTNFFLVKTLSEIEQKHMDYFSEMTKKEVIPVGPLVQEPENRSSDMVFLEWLSKRGPSSVVFVSFGTEYFLSKEEIEVIASGLELSMVSFIWVVRFHGRENVTSLQEVLPEGFQQRVAERGMVVEGWAPQVKILSHPSIGGFASHCGWSSTLESLAFGVPIIAMPMHLDQPLTSRLVAELGVGIEVRRENGKFREEEIARVIKQVVLQEEGKEVRKKVRELSNKIKEKGDQEIDHVVEKLLQLVKE comes from the coding sequence ATGGACTCAAAAGAGGATGTTATACGGATTTTGATGTTGCCATGGTTGGCACATGGCCATGTATCGCCTTTCTTGGAGCTAGCCAAGAAACTTACCAGCAGAAATTCGAATTTCCAGGTATACATATGTTCCACCCCTGTTAATTTGAGTCCATTTAGAGAGAATCTTGCTGTAAAATATGAGCTGTCTTCTTCAATCCAATTCATAGATATTCTTCTTCCTTCAACCTCAGAACTACCTTCTGAATATCATTCCACCAAAAATCTTCCACCCCATCTCATGCCTGCCCTGAAAACTGCCTTTGATGGAGGAAAAGATTGTTTTCTTGATATCCTCAAGGATCTCAAACCTCACCTTTTAATCTATGATTTTCTGCAACCTTGGGCACCAGCTGCTGCTCAAGAAGAGAACAACATCCCATCTGTACATTTTATGAGTTGTTCTGCATCCATTGGTGCCTTCTTGTTTCACTGCACTGAATATCCTGATTTGGATTATCCAATTCCAGAGCTGAATTTCCCAAAAATTACGCGTCAGGAACTAGTGCAGTTCATGTATAATGTGTCAAATGGTCTTACAAACAAGGAAAGATACTCCCAGTGCATTGAGAAATCTACAAATTTTTTCCTGGTTAAGACCTTAAGTGAGATTGAACAGAAACATATGGATTATTTCTCTGAGATGACCAAAAAAGAGGTGATCCCTGTGGGTCCTCTTGTTCAAGAACCTGAAAATAGATCAAGTGATATGGTGTTCTTGGAGTGGCTGAGCAAAAGGGGTCCTTCCTCTGTTGTTTTCGTCTCATTCGGGACTGAATATTTTCTCTCCaaagaagaaattgaagtgaTTGCTTCTGGTTTAGAATTGAGCATGGTGAGCTTCATATGGGTGGTTAGATTTCATGGAAGAGAAAATGTTACCAGTTTGCAGGAAGTATTACCGGAAGGATTTCAGCAGAGGGTAGCAGAGAGAGGTATGGTTGTGGAAGGTTGGGCGCCACAAGTGAAAATACTGAGCCATCCAAGCATTGGAGGATTCGCGAGTCATTGTGGTTGGAGTTCAACACTTGAGAGTCTAGCATTTGGTGTTCCAATTATCGCAATGCCTATGCATCTTGATCAGCCCCTGACTTCAAGATTGGTTGCGGAGCTTGGTGTAGGAATAGAAGTACGAAGGGAAAATGGGAAATTCAGAGAGGAAGAGATTGCAAGAGTGATCAAACAAGTTGTCTTgcaagaagaaggaaaagaagttAGAAAGAAAGTTAGAGAATTGAGTAACAAAATAAAGGAGAAAGGTGATCAAGAGATTGATCATGTAGTGGAGAAGCTTCTGCAGCTTGTCAAGGAGTGA
- the LOC113751073 gene encoding tRNA dimethylallyltransferase 2 isoform X2 — protein sequence MASGGEPEPPKTEPPTNLNPNPHLNLGSNSKPKVLVIMGATGSGKSKLAIDLASHFPIEIINADSMQVYKGLDVLTNKVPVQDQKGVPHHLLGTISPTAEFTAKYFRDAAIPIISEIWSRKRLPVIVGGTNYYIQALVSPFLLDESREDMEENTSFGNPGDKEADEAENFAYTYEKLRELDPVASNRIHPNDQRKITQYLSLYARFGVLPSKLLHEKAMENWGRVDNCKYDCCFICVDASLPVLDDYVGKRVDCMVNSGLLDEVFDIYKLHVDCTRGLQQAIGVREFADFLRCYVSECESRHGNAHYLISADKSMKADMQQILDGTNKNQQLQDLLTEAIERVKLNTRRLVRRQKRRLGRLQMLFGWSIHFVDATESISCVSDDLWATQVVEPSGRIIRSFLHDNACSDEPRNGSEEMNLIPRDLWTQYACEACGNRVLRGAHEWEQHKQGRSHRKRVSRLKKSGRSVSVG from the exons ATGGCTAGTGGCGGAGAACCAGAACCTCCGAAAACCGAACCCCCAACAAATTTGAACCCGAACCCACATTTAAATTTGGGTTCAAATTCCAAGCCCAAGGTACTGGTAATCATGGGAGCAACCGGGTCTGGCAAATCCAAACTTGCTATCGACCTCGCCTCCCACTTCCCCATCGAAATCATCAACGCCGACTCCATGCAG GTTTACAAGGGATTAGATGTTCTTACCAATAAGGTGCCAGTCCAAGATCAAAAGG GAGTGCCGCATCATTTGTTGGGGACAATCAGCCCGACTGCTGAATTTACAGCTAAATATTTTCGGGATGCTGCTATTCCT ATAATCAGTGAGATATGGTCCCGTAAGCGATTGCCAGTCATAGTTGGAGGAACTAATTACTATATTCAG GCTCTTGTGAGTCCTTTCCTTTTAGATGAATCCAGGGAGGACatggaagaaaacacttcattTGGAAATCCAG GTGATAAAGAAGCAGATGAAGCAGAGAATTTTGCCTACACATATGAGAAACTTAGAGAACTTGACCCTGTAGCATCAAATAGAATTCATCCTAATGATCAGAGAAAG ATAACTCAATACCTAAGTTTATATGCACGGTTTGGTGTTCTTCCAAGCAAACTTCTACATGAAAAGGCCATGGAG AACTGGGGTCGTGTTGATAATTGCAAATATGATTGCTGTTTCATTTGTGTAGATGCATCTCTACCTGTACTCGATGACTATGTTGGGAAAAGGGTTGACTGCATGGTCAATTCTGGTCTACTTGATGaagtttttgatatttataagtTGCATGTGGATTGTACACGAGGATTACAGCAGGCAATTGGGGTCCGTGAGTTTGCAGATTTTCTGAGGTGTTATGTTTCTGAATGTGAAAGTCGTCATGGCAATGCCCATTACCTGATTTCAGCTGATAAGTCAATGAAAGCAGATATGCAGCAAATCCTAGATGGTACCAACAAGAACCAACAACTGCAAGACCTACTAACAGAAGCCATAGAAAGAGTAAAATTGAACACAAGAAGACTTGTTCGCCGCCAA AAGAGAAGGCTTGGACGACTGCAGATGCTGTTTGGGTGGAGCATACACTTTGTTGATGCAACAGAATCGATATCTT GTGTTTCTGATGATTTATGGGCAACTCAAGTTGTTGAACCCTCTGGCAGAATAATCAGATCTTTTCTTCATGACAATGCTTGCTCAGACGAGCCCAGAAATGGTTCTGAAGAAATGAATTTGATTCCAAGGGACCTCTGGACCCAGTATGCATGTGAG GCGTGTGGAAATAGGGTACTCCGAGGGGCACATGAGTGGGAGCAGCATAAACAGGGCAGAAGTCACCGAAAACGAGTATCTCGGCTTAAAAAGTCTGGAAGGTCTGTCTCTGTAGGGTGA
- the LOC113751073 gene encoding tRNA dimethylallyltransferase 2 isoform X1: MASGGEPEPPKTEPPTNLNPNPHLNLGSNSKPKVLVIMGATGSGKSKLAIDLASHFPIEIINADSMQVYKGLDVLTNKVPVQDQKGVPHHLLGTISPTAEFTAKYFRDAAIPIISEIWSRKRLPVIVGGTNYYIQALVSPFLLDESREDMEENTSFGNPGDKEADEAENFAYTYEKLRELDPVASNRIHPNDQRKITQYLSLYARFGVLPSKLLHEKAMENWGRVDNCKYDCCFICVDASLPVLDDYVGKRVDCMVNSGLLDEVFDIYKLHVDCTRGLQQAIGVREFADFLRCYVSECESRHGNAHYLISADKSMKADMQQILDGTNKNQQLQDLLTEAIERVKLNTRRLVRRQKRRLGRLQMLFGWSIHFVDATESISSGVSDDLWATQVVEPSGRIIRSFLHDNACSDEPRNGSEEMNLIPRDLWTQYACEACGNRVLRGAHEWEQHKQGRSHRKRVSRLKKSGRSVSVG, translated from the exons ATGGCTAGTGGCGGAGAACCAGAACCTCCGAAAACCGAACCCCCAACAAATTTGAACCCGAACCCACATTTAAATTTGGGTTCAAATTCCAAGCCCAAGGTACTGGTAATCATGGGAGCAACCGGGTCTGGCAAATCCAAACTTGCTATCGACCTCGCCTCCCACTTCCCCATCGAAATCATCAACGCCGACTCCATGCAG GTTTACAAGGGATTAGATGTTCTTACCAATAAGGTGCCAGTCCAAGATCAAAAGG GAGTGCCGCATCATTTGTTGGGGACAATCAGCCCGACTGCTGAATTTACAGCTAAATATTTTCGGGATGCTGCTATTCCT ATAATCAGTGAGATATGGTCCCGTAAGCGATTGCCAGTCATAGTTGGAGGAACTAATTACTATATTCAG GCTCTTGTGAGTCCTTTCCTTTTAGATGAATCCAGGGAGGACatggaagaaaacacttcattTGGAAATCCAG GTGATAAAGAAGCAGATGAAGCAGAGAATTTTGCCTACACATATGAGAAACTTAGAGAACTTGACCCTGTAGCATCAAATAGAATTCATCCTAATGATCAGAGAAAG ATAACTCAATACCTAAGTTTATATGCACGGTTTGGTGTTCTTCCAAGCAAACTTCTACATGAAAAGGCCATGGAG AACTGGGGTCGTGTTGATAATTGCAAATATGATTGCTGTTTCATTTGTGTAGATGCATCTCTACCTGTACTCGATGACTATGTTGGGAAAAGGGTTGACTGCATGGTCAATTCTGGTCTACTTGATGaagtttttgatatttataagtTGCATGTGGATTGTACACGAGGATTACAGCAGGCAATTGGGGTCCGTGAGTTTGCAGATTTTCTGAGGTGTTATGTTTCTGAATGTGAAAGTCGTCATGGCAATGCCCATTACCTGATTTCAGCTGATAAGTCAATGAAAGCAGATATGCAGCAAATCCTAGATGGTACCAACAAGAACCAACAACTGCAAGACCTACTAACAGAAGCCATAGAAAGAGTAAAATTGAACACAAGAAGACTTGTTCGCCGCCAA AAGAGAAGGCTTGGACGACTGCAGATGCTGTTTGGGTGGAGCATACACTTTGTTGATGCAACAGAATCGATATCTT CAGGTGTTTCTGATGATTTATGGGCAACTCAAGTTGTTGAACCCTCTGGCAGAATAATCAGATCTTTTCTTCATGACAATGCTTGCTCAGACGAGCCCAGAAATGGTTCTGAAGAAATGAATTTGATTCCAAGGGACCTCTGGACCCAGTATGCATGTGAG GCGTGTGGAAATAGGGTACTCCGAGGGGCACATGAGTGGGAGCAGCATAAACAGGGCAGAAGTCACCGAAAACGAGTATCTCGGCTTAAAAAGTCTGGAAGGTCTGTCTCTGTAGGGTGA
- the LOC113751073 gene encoding tRNA dimethylallyltransferase 2 isoform X3, which translates to MASGGEPEPPKTEPPTNLNPNPHLNLGSNSKPKVLVIMGATGSGKSKLAIDLASHFPIEIINADSMQVYKGLDVLTNKVPVQDQKGVPHHLLGTISPTAEFTAKYFRDAAIPIISEIWSRKRLPVIVGGTNYYIQALVSPFLLDESREDMEENTSFGNPGDKEADEAENFAYTYEKLRELDPVASNRIHPNDQRKITQYLSLYARFGVLPSKLLHEKAMENWGRVDNCKYDCCFICVDASLPVLDDYVGKRVDCMVNSGLLDEVFDIYKLHVDCTRGLQQAIGVREFADFLRCYVSECESRHGNAHYLISADKSMKADMQQILDGTNKNQQLQDLLTEAIERVKLNTRRLVRRQKRRLGRLQMLFGWSIHFVDATESISCTSSDVSKVAFLPF; encoded by the exons ATGGCTAGTGGCGGAGAACCAGAACCTCCGAAAACCGAACCCCCAACAAATTTGAACCCGAACCCACATTTAAATTTGGGTTCAAATTCCAAGCCCAAGGTACTGGTAATCATGGGAGCAACCGGGTCTGGCAAATCCAAACTTGCTATCGACCTCGCCTCCCACTTCCCCATCGAAATCATCAACGCCGACTCCATGCAG GTTTACAAGGGATTAGATGTTCTTACCAATAAGGTGCCAGTCCAAGATCAAAAGG GAGTGCCGCATCATTTGTTGGGGACAATCAGCCCGACTGCTGAATTTACAGCTAAATATTTTCGGGATGCTGCTATTCCT ATAATCAGTGAGATATGGTCCCGTAAGCGATTGCCAGTCATAGTTGGAGGAACTAATTACTATATTCAG GCTCTTGTGAGTCCTTTCCTTTTAGATGAATCCAGGGAGGACatggaagaaaacacttcattTGGAAATCCAG GTGATAAAGAAGCAGATGAAGCAGAGAATTTTGCCTACACATATGAGAAACTTAGAGAACTTGACCCTGTAGCATCAAATAGAATTCATCCTAATGATCAGAGAAAG ATAACTCAATACCTAAGTTTATATGCACGGTTTGGTGTTCTTCCAAGCAAACTTCTACATGAAAAGGCCATGGAG AACTGGGGTCGTGTTGATAATTGCAAATATGATTGCTGTTTCATTTGTGTAGATGCATCTCTACCTGTACTCGATGACTATGTTGGGAAAAGGGTTGACTGCATGGTCAATTCTGGTCTACTTGATGaagtttttgatatttataagtTGCATGTGGATTGTACACGAGGATTACAGCAGGCAATTGGGGTCCGTGAGTTTGCAGATTTTCTGAGGTGTTATGTTTCTGAATGTGAAAGTCGTCATGGCAATGCCCATTACCTGATTTCAGCTGATAAGTCAATGAAAGCAGATATGCAGCAAATCCTAGATGGTACCAACAAGAACCAACAACTGCAAGACCTACTAACAGAAGCCATAGAAAGAGTAAAATTGAACACAAGAAGACTTGTTCGCCGCCAA AAGAGAAGGCTTGGACGACTGCAGATGCTGTTTGGGTGGAGCATACACTTTGTTGATGCAACAGAATCGATATCTTGTACGTCTTCTGATGTTTCAAAAGTTGCTTTTCTGCCTTTCTGA
- the LOC113754401 gene encoding dehydration-responsive element-binding protein 1A-like, which yields MDFEGYHSSTSPSSSSSSPSSSSSSSSDDNCNVTAKSSSHKRKAGRRKFKETRHPIYRGVRRRNGNKWVCEMREPNKKTRIWLGTFQTPEMAARAHDVAALALRGDDAALNFTDSAWRVARAQSSLASDIQIAALQAAQAFRPSLVDANPSSSSSPKNICCHSATMFVDEEAVFNMPALIDNMAEGMLLTPPAMKKGFHWDNGEGDDIELTLWRD from the exons ATGGATTTCGAAGGATATCATTCTTCAACTTCACCATCgtcttcatcttcatcaccatcctcttcttcttcttcttccagtGATGATAACTGTAACGTTACAGCAAAAAGTT CGTCACATAAGAGAAAGGCAGGAAGGAGGAAGTTTAAAGAGACTCGCCACCCCATTTATAGGGGTGTCAGGAGGAGAAATGGGAATAAATGGGTTTGCGAAATGCGTGAGCCAAACAAGAAGACGAGGATTTGGTTGGGGACTTTTCAAACCCCGGAAATGGCAGCTAGGGCTCATGATGTTGCTGCCCTGGCTCTTCGTGGTGACGATGCTGCACTCAACTTTACTGACTCTGCTTGGCGTGTGGCACGAGCTCAATCATCCTTAGCTAGCGATATTCAAATCGCTGCACTTCAAGCTGCTCAAGCTTTTAGACCATCTTTGGTTGATGCAAACCCTTCTTCCTCATCTTCGCCAA AAAATATTTGTTGTCATTCTGCAACGATGTTCGTGGATGAAGAGGCAGTGTTTAACATGCCAGCCTTAATTGATAACATGGCGGAGGGTATGCTATTAACTCCGCCAGCAATGAAGAAAGGGTTCCATTGGGACAATGGAGAGGGGGATGACATTGAGTTAACTTTATGGAGGGACTGA